The Candidatus Methylomirabilota bacterium genome segment CGGCGCGGGTTCAGTTGTCGGCGCAGCGCGCCGGCCAGCTCTTTCGGCGTCATGGATCTCCTCTCGCGATCGTCGGTATGTTGGAACGGGGTCGCCCTATTTGGCACGCGCCGGGACGCGCCGTCAAGCGACCTCTTCGCGGCCGTGGTATCGTTCCTGTGCGGTCCAATCCAACGCGCGGCTGGAGGCACATGATGGAGCTCTACGACGTGATGCGCGCCACCTTCGCCGCGCGCGAGTTCACGGGCGATCCGCTGCCCGATGAGGCGCTCGGCAAGATCCTCGACCACGCCCGCTTCGCCCCCAGCGGCGGCAACCGTCAGGGCTGGCGCGTCGTCGTCGTCCGCGATCCCGCCACGAAGCGCGCGCTGGCGGAGCTGAGCGGGTTGGCGGCCAAGCGGTACGCCGCCCAGGTGAAGAACGGCGAGAACCCCTGGAACACCATCGACCCGCCGGGCGTGGACGCCGCCACCATCGAGCGCACGGAGCCGCCGCCGCGCCTGACGGAACCCATCGCGAAAGCGCCCGTCGTGCTGGTCATCTGCGTCGATCTCAAGGTCGTCGCCTCGATGGACCAGGACCTCGAGCGCATCGGCGTCGTGAGCGGCGCGTCGATCTACCCGTTTGCGTGGAACATCCTGCTGGCCGCGCGCCACGAGGGGTTCGGAGGCACCATCACGACGCTCGCCACCGCCCAGGAGCCGAAGGTCCAGGCGCTCCTCGGCATCCCGAAGCACGTCGCCGTGTGCGCGGTCATGCCCCTCGGGCGGCCCGTCCGCACGTTGACGAAGCTCAAGCGCAAGCCGGTGGCCGAGTTCGCGATGCGAGAGCGCTGGGGCGGGCCGTGGCTGTGAGCGCGCGTGGCTGAGCCCGATCGGATCGCCGAGTTTAAGGAGGTTGCCGAGATGATGCCGGACGATCCGGTCGTCCGCTTCGGCCTGGCTGCCGCGTACCTCGAGGCCGGCCAGGCCGAGAATGCAGTCAGGGAGTACGAGGAAACGATCCGGCTCAAGCCCGACTACTCCGCCGCCCATCGTGGTCTCGGCCGGGCGCTCGAGCGGGCCGGACGACGCGAGGAAGCCCTGGCGGCGTACCGGAAGGGGCTCGAGGTAGCGGCGCGGACCGGCGACCTCCAGACGAAGAAAGAGATCGAGGTGTTCGTCCATCGTTTGGAGACGACGACGTCAGGAAACTGAGAGGAGGACCCGATGAGCGTGACCATCCTGTACAAAGAGCGGCCGCCGTACGCCGCCGCGGCCACTGCGGAGGGCGGGGACCTGTGGGTGCATGCCCACGAGCTGCCGGCGGCCACCGGCTGGGAGCTTCGGCCCGAAGGCGCGTGTCGCGGCGACGTGTGCGTGCCCATTCCCCGGGGCCGGGAGGCCGAGTTCGTGCGCGAGCGCCCCGCGCGCTTCAATCTCGCCGCGCTGGCGCGGCTGCTCGCGGAGCCCGTGGTCCACGAAGACGCGCACGGCGTGTGGTCCTTCGGAACCGCCGCCACGCGCCTCGATGACATGCAGTCGCTCCGGGCGCCCGATTTCACGCTGCCGGATCTCGAGGGCCGTCCGCACGCGCTGGCGGACTATCGCGGCAAGAAGGTCTTCCTCGTGTTCTGGGCGTCCTGGTGAGGGTGCCGCTTCGACCTGCCCGTGTGGCAGGCGCTCTACGATGAGCTGAAGGCGCGGAACTTCATCGTCATCTCGGTCGCGCTCGACAGCGGCGGGCCCGCGAAGACCGAGCCGTGGATCAGCAAAGCGAAGGCGACCTATCCGTCCCTGATCGACGAGCGCCACGTGACGGCCGAGCTGTACGGTGTCGTGAACGTGTCCTCAGCAGTGTGGATCGACGAAGCCGGGCGGATCGTGAGGCCGACCGAGACGGCGGGCTCGAGTGACGCGTTCCGTACGGAGCTGGACCGCACCACCAAGCAGATGAGCGCTCTAGGCATGGCCGAGCGCGAGCGCATACAAGGGACGTATCTCAATGCGCTGCGCGATTGGGCCGTCACCGGGCCGGCGAGCCCGTACGCGCTGTCTCCAGCCGCGGCGCGCCGGCGCCTGCCGCTCCCGGCTTCGGAACACGCGCTCGCGGCGGCCAACTTTCGCCTCGGCCAATACCTCCACGCGAGCGGACACGCGCAGGCGGCGGCGCCATACCTGGCGGAGGCGCGCCGGCTGCATCCCGAGAGCTGGAGCTACCGGCGACAGACCTGGGAGCTGGAGGAGCCGGGCAAGGCGGGCGGCGCAGAGTTCTGGGCCGCCGTGGACGCTCTCGGCGATCGCCCGTACTATCCGCCGACGGTGCTGGAGCCGTAGCGGGCGAGCGCGCGCGCTCAGTCGGCATCGCCCGGCCGGGCTCGCCAGCGCTTCACGGCTCCGCGCAATTTCTTCCCGGCGAGCCGCCGTCGCCGCGCGCCCGCCGTCGGCGCCGTGTGGACGCGCCGGCGCGGCGCGGTGAGGGCGGTCCGGATCAGGTCGGCGACCCGGGCGCGGGCATCCTCGAGGTTGCGCGCCTGGTTGCGGGTCGCCTGGCTCGTGATCACCAGCCGGCCGTCGGCGTCCAGCCGGTGGCCCGCCAGCCCGCGCAGCCGTGCGCGGGCGGCATCGGAGAGTCCTTCGACGCCCGCCAGGTCCACGCGCAGGTCGATCTTGGTCGCGACCTTGTTCACGTTCTGGCCGCCCGGCCCGGAGGCCCGCACGGCGTGGACTGTCAGCGCCGACGGCGGAACGCGCACCGTGTCCGTCACGACGATCGCCTCGCTCATGCCGCCATTGTAGCGGAAGCGCCTGGGCCCGGCGGTTTGACCCGTCCCAGCCGGTCTGGCACCATTGCTCAGTGAGGATCGAGCTGACGCGATGACCGACAACATGCCTGGACCGACTTCGCACACCTACTTTTCCCAGCGCCTGCGTCTGCACTACGTGGACTGGGGCAACGCCGGCAAGCCTCCGCTGCTCCTGCTCCACGGCGGGCGCGACCACTGCCGGAACTGGGACTGGACCGCCGCGGCGCTCAGGAACGACTGGCACATCATCGCGCCGGACCTTCGCGGGCACGGCGACAGCCAGTGGTCGCCCGACGGCACCTATACGATGGCCGGCTACATCTACGACCTGGCCCAGCTCGTCCACCAACAGCGGCTGGCGCCGGTCACGATCATCGCGCACTCCCTCGGCGGGAACATCGCGCTCCGCTACGCCGGCATCTATCCCGACACGGTGGCGAGGCTGGCGGCCATCGAGGGGCTCGGCCCGCCGCCGCGCGTGCTGGCCGAGCGGGGCGCCAAGACCATTGCCCTACGCATGGACGACTGGATCAGTGAGCAGCGCGGCCTCGCCGGCCGGACGCCCAGGCGCTACGCCTCGATCGAGGACGCCTTCCGCCGCATGCAGGAGGAGAACCCGCATCTCTCCGCGGAGCAGGCGCGGCACCTGACCGCCCAGGGCGTCAACCAGAACGAGGACGGCACCTACAGCTGGAAGTTCGACAACTACGTGCGCGCCTGGCCCCCCTACGACATGTCCGGCCGGGACATCAAAGACCTGTGGTCGCGGATCGACAGTCCGACCCTTCTCCTGTACGGGAAGGAGAGCCAATCCGGCAACCCGGCCGAGGATGGCCGTGCCGCGCCGTTTCGCAACGCCACCGTCCTCGGCATCGACAAGGCGGGGCATTGGCTGCACCATGACCGCTTGGACGAGTTCCTCCGGATCATTCGCGAGTTCCTGAAGGACTGATCAAAAGGAGCGGTGATGAGCACGATGAAGGCGGAGCCGATCGCCGGACCCGAGGCGTGGCTGGGCGCCGACATGGCGCGATCCACGGAATGGATCGGGACCGTGTCCGCCCGGGCGGTCGCCGAGCTGGATGCGGCGCTCCGCGGCCTCGAGCGCCGCGGCCTCGCCTGGCCGCGCTTCGGCTGCGACGACTTCCCGCTGCCGACGTTCTCGCGCGAGCTGGGGAGCGTCCTCGATGAGCTGGAGCGTGGGCGCGGCTTCGTGCTCCTGCGCGGCATTCCCGTCGGCCGCTACGCGCCGGACGAGCTGAAGAACCTCTACTGGGGCCTCGGCGCCCACCTGGGCCGCGCCCGCTACCAGAACGCGCAGGGCGAGCTGATCGGCGAGGTGCGGGACGAGAATCGGCTCTATGGACAGGTCCGCGAGGTGTCGATGGACTCAGCGCTCGGCCGCTCCTCGCGCTCGAAGGCGCGGTCGGCCGGGCCGCTGCGCTTCCACACCGACCGCTGCGACCTCGTGAGCCTCCTGTGCGTGCGCACGGCACGCGCCGGCGGTTTGAGCCGGATCGTGAGCGCGGTGAGCGTGGCCAACGCGATCCTCGCCCGGCGGCCCGACCTCCACGCCCTTCTCTGGCAGGACTACTGGCGGAGCCGCCAGGGCGAGGAGGACGGCGGCGAGCGCCAGACCTACGCGCTGCCGCTCTTCGCGATGCACCAGGGCAAGTTCACCACGCAGTACTCGCGGACGTTCGTGGAGGCCGCGCAGAAGCTGCCCGGCGTCCCGCGCCTGAGCGCGGCCCAGGAGGAGGCGCTCGACTTGCACGCCGAGGTGTGCGAAGAATTGGCCTTCACCATGGAGCTCGAGCCCGGCGACCTCCAGCTTCTCAACAACCACGTCATCTACCATGGGCGCACGGCGTATGAAGACGCGAACGGCCCGGACGGCGACCGGCTCTTGCTGCGCCTCTGGCTCGCGCCGCTCAACAGCCGCGCGCTGCCGCCGGGCTTCGAGACGCTCTGGGGCACGACGGTGGCGGGCGCGCCCCGCGGCGGCATCGCCCAGCCCGTGCCCGCTCAGAAGGAGACATGTTCATGACCTATCGACGCGCGCTTGTCCTGATCCTCGTCACCCTCGTGCTCGTCCTCGCCGTTGCGCCCGGGAGGGGACTCGCCGCTCCCGAAGGCCAGCTCATCTGGGGCGTGCACGTCTCGCTGGCCCCGACCTGGTTCGAGCCCGCCGAGACCCCTGGCATGATCACACCCTTCATGGTGCTCTACGCGCTGCACGACGCCATGGTGAAGCCCATGCCCGGCCAGCCCACGGCGCCGAGCCTGGCCGAGTCGTGGTCCGTTTCGAAGGACGGCCTCGTCTACGAATTCGTCCTCCGCAAAGGGGCGCGATTCCACAACGGCGACCCCGTCACCGCCGAGGACGTGAAGTTCTCCTTCGAGCGCTACCGCGGCAGCTCCAACAAGATGCTAAAGGAACGGGTGGTCGCCGTGGAGGCGCCCGATCCCGTGCGAGTCCGCTTCCGTCTGAGGCAACCGTGGCCCGACTTCCTGACCTTCTATACGAACGCCACGGGTGCGGGCTGGATCGTGCCGAAGAAATACGTCGAGAAGGTGGGCGACGAGGGCTTCAAGAAAGCGCCGGTAGGCGCGGGGCCCTACAAGTTCGTGTCGTTCACCCCCGGGGTCGAGCTGGTCCTCGAGGCCTTCGACCAGTACTGGCGGAAGTCCCCCAGCGTGAAGCGCCTGGTCTTCCGTGTCATCTCCGACGAGTCCACCCGGCTGGCCGCGCTCAAGCGCGGTGAGGTGGACATCGTCTACTCCGTGCGCGGCGAGCTGGCCGAAGAGCTGCAGCGGACGGCAGGTCTCACCCTCAAGCCCGCAGTCATCCAGGGCACGTTCTGGCTCTACTTCCCCGACCAGTGGGATCCCAAGTCGCCGTGGTACGATCGCCGGGTCCGGCTGGCCGCGAGCCTGGCCATGGATCGTCCAACCATCAACCAGGCGCTGACCCTCGGGTATTCCAAGCTCACCGGCAGCATCATCCCCAGCTCGTTCGACTTTTTCTGGCAGCCGCCGGCTCCCGTCTATGGCGCGGCCCGAGCCAAGCAGCTCCTCGCGGAGGCCGGTTACCCCAGCGGCTTCGATGCCGGCGACTACTACTGTGACGCCTCCTACTCCAATCTGGCCGAAGCTGTCGGCAACAATCTCCAGGCGGCGGGGATTCGCGTGAGGCTCCGCCCGCTCGAGCGGGCGGCGTTCTTCAGCGCGTACTCCGAGAAGAAGCTCAAGAACATCATCCAGGGATCGAGCGGGGCGTTCGGCAACACCGCCACGCGCCTCGAGGCCTTCGGCGTTACAGGAGGGGCCTACGCCTACGGCGGATACCCGGACATCGACGGACTGTTCCAGGAGCAGGCGGCCGAGCTGGACCGGAAGCGCCGCGAGGCGACCCTGCACAAGATCCAGCAGCTCGTTCACGACAAGGTCATGTACGCGCCCATCTGGGAGCTGGCCTTCCTGAACGGCGTGGGGCCGCGCGTCCAGGAGTCGGGCCTCGGCCTCATCTCCGGCCACGCCTACTCGGCGCCCTACGAGGACGTCACGCTCAAGGCGAAGTAGGCCGCGAGCCGCTCAGCCCTGGCGGCGGAGCTTCGGATCCCAGGCGTCGCGCAGCGTGTCGCCGAAGCGCGTAGGCGACACGAAGGCCATGATCAGACCGGCCGGGGCCGGCGAGCACCGACGGCGGGGTAGCTGGCGCCGAGAGCACCGCGCGGAGCGCATCGATGATCCCCCGGCCGGGCCAGTCATCAACTGCGATCTTGCGCCGGCGACCGCGAGGCAGTCAAGACGCGTCCTGCAGGGGCAGAGTCCAGATGACGACCACGCCCGGATACGGGCCGCCTCCAAACGGACGCGCCAGGTACGCGTCGATCTGATCGCCCTGGTGCCCGCGCATGTACACCGTTTCGGCAAGGAGCGCTTCGTAGGCCATGGCCGTCCTCCTCTACGACTTTTTCCGGTGCCGCATGATACTCGAAGATGACCGTACGCTTGGCTGTCAAGACGTGGCAAGGTTGGAAGCGCCTCCGACACCCCACCAGGGAGGACCTGATGACCACTCGCCCCGCCGTCACCCCCGCGCTCCTCGAGGAATACTGCACGCGGTTTCGCAACTGGGGTCGCTGGGGTGCCGAAGACGAGATCGGGACGCTGAACTTCATCACGCCCGAGGTCATCAAGCGGGCGGGCCGCCTCGTGCGACAGGGCAAGGTCATCTCCTGCGCCCTCAACTTCGACACGAACGGCCCGCAGACCGGCGCCTTCGGCCGGGTGAACCCGATCCACAGCATGGTGGCCACGGGCACGGACCACGCGACGGGCCGGCAGAAGCTGGCGGGCTTCGACACGCTGCCATTCGGCTGGGGCTTCGCCGACGACCAGATCACCATGTTCCTGCAGTGCGGGACGCAGTGGGACGGGCTCGGCCACATCTTCCACAATGGCAAGATGTACGGCGGGCGCGATGCGAGCCTGGTGTCGTCCACCGGCGCGGCGCGTAACGGCATCGAGCACTACAAGGACAAGATCGTCTCCCGCGGTGTCCTCCTCGACATCGCGCGGTTCAAGGGCGTGGACGCGCTCCGGCCGGGCGAGCCGATCTACACCGAAGACCTGGATGCGTGCGCGGCCAGTGAGCGCGTCACGATTGAAGCCGGTGACATCGTGCTGATCAGGACGGGGGACGTGGGCCGAAGAGTCCGGGAGCGGAGCTGGGGGACCTTCTCGGCCGGCGACGCCGCGGGCCTCTCATTTCTCACCGCCCCGTGGCTCCACGAGAAATCCGTCGCGGGAATCGCCACCGACACCTGGGGGGCTGAGGTCCGGCCCAACGAGTTGGCCGGCGCCTTCCAGCCTCTCCACCTCGTAATCATCGTGAACATGGGGCTGCTCGTCGGGGAGATCTTCGACCTCGAGGCGCTCGGCGCCGACTGCGCGGCGGACGGCGTCTACGAGTTCATGTTCGTGGCCCCGCCGTTGCCCATCACCCGCGCGGTGGGCTCCCCGATCAATCCCCAGGCCATCAAGTAGCGATGGGCTTCGGGACCTACTATTTCTTGCAGGCGGCGCCGGGGATGACCCACGCCGAGGTCATCCACCGTGAGCTCGACGAGATGCAGTGGACGGAGGAGCTGGGCTTCGACGAGGTCTGGCTGACCGAGCGCGTAGGCGAGATAAAGGCCATTCTCAGACCGGGCCGGGGCCGGCGGACACCGACGGCGGGGTGGCGGGCGCCGAGAGAACCGCGCGTCGCGCATCGGTGATCCCCCAGCCGGGCCAGTCAGCAGCTACGAGCTTGCGCCGGCGAGCGCGGGGCAGTCAAGACGCGTCCTGCCGGGGCAGCGTCCAACCCCGAGACTGGGCGGATTACTGATGGGAGGGGGCGGCAGCGCGCAGGGCGGCCGACGGCGGGGCCGGCCCCGGAGAGTCCGCCGGGTGGAGCAGGCCCAGGGGCGCGAGGATCGTGCCCACCACGGCCGGGGCCTCCAGCGTGGCGATGCGCCGCACCCGGCGGTGCGGCTTGGCCTAAAACTCTTGCGACTTGCCGCGCGCGCGCGTGAGCTTCACGACGCCGAAGCGGTCGTGCACGTGCAGCGTGAACGTCTCGGCCTCGCGATAGACGCGATAGCACCGCTTGCGCCCGCCGTCCGTGACGTTCCACGTGCGGCAGTAGAGTCCCTCGGGGGTGATGCGCCATCGGCCGATGTCGAAGCCGGATCCCAACGTGGAGTACACGATGCCGTCGGGAGCGATGTAGAGCCGCAACCCGCCGACCCTGAACGTGTTGCCCGGAAGCTCGCCGTGGAGCTCGGTGGCGGTCAGCGGTGGTTGCTGAATTGCCTTCGGGGCCGCGCCGGGC includes the following:
- a CDS encoding cyclase family protein — its product is MTTRPAVTPALLEEYCTRFRNWGRWGAEDEIGTLNFITPEVIKRAGRLVRQGKVISCALNFDTNGPQTGAFGRVNPIHSMVATGTDHATGRQKLAGFDTLPFGWGFADDQITMFLQCGTQWDGLGHIFHNGKMYGGRDASLVSSTGAARNGIEHYKDKIVSRGVLLDIARFKGVDALRPGEPIYTEDLDACAASERVTIEAGDIVLIRTGDVGRRVRERSWGTFSAGDAAGLSFLTAPWLHEKSVAGIATDTWGAEVRPNELAGAFQPLHLVIIVNMGLLVGEIFDLEALGADCAADGVYEFMFVAPPLPITRAVGSPINPQAIK
- the arfB gene encoding alternative ribosome rescue aminoacyl-tRNA hydrolase ArfB, which codes for MSEAIVVTDTVRVPPSALTVHAVRASGPGGQNVNKVATKIDLRVDLAGVEGLSDAARARLRGLAGHRLDADGRLVITSQATRNQARNLEDARARVADLIRTALTAPRRRVHTAPTAGARRRRLAGKKLRGAVKRWRARPGDAD
- a CDS encoding nitroreductase family protein, which produces MELYDVMRATFAAREFTGDPLPDEALGKILDHARFAPSGGNRQGWRVVVVRDPATKRALAELSGLAAKRYAAQVKNGENPWNTIDPPGVDAATIERTEPPPRLTEPIAKAPVVLVICVDLKVVASMDQDLERIGVVSGASIYPFAWNILLAARHEGFGGTITTLATAQEPKVQALLGIPKHVAVCAVMPLGRPVRTLTKLKRKPVAEFAMRERWGGPWL
- a CDS encoding TauD/TfdA family dioxygenase, with protein sequence MSTMKAEPIAGPEAWLGADMARSTEWIGTVSARAVAELDAALRGLERRGLAWPRFGCDDFPLPTFSRELGSVLDELERGRGFVLLRGIPVGRYAPDELKNLYWGLGAHLGRARYQNAQGELIGEVRDENRLYGQVREVSMDSALGRSSRSKARSAGPLRFHTDRCDLVSLLCVRTARAGGLSRIVSAVSVANAILARRPDLHALLWQDYWRSRQGEEDGGERQTYALPLFAMHQGKFTTQYSRTFVEAAQKLPGVPRLSAAQEEALDLHAEVCEELAFTMELEPGDLQLLNNHVIYHGRTAYEDANGPDGDRLLLRLWLAPLNSRALPPGFETLWGTTVAGAPRGGIAQPVPAQKETCS
- a CDS encoding alpha/beta hydrolase; this encodes MTDNMPGPTSHTYFSQRLRLHYVDWGNAGKPPLLLLHGGRDHCRNWDWTAAALRNDWHIIAPDLRGHGDSQWSPDGTYTMAGYIYDLAQLVHQQRLAPVTIIAHSLGGNIALRYAGIYPDTVARLAAIEGLGPPPRVLAERGAKTIALRMDDWISEQRGLAGRTPRRYASIEDAFRRMQEENPHLSAEQARHLTAQGVNQNEDGTYSWKFDNYVRAWPPYDMSGRDIKDLWSRIDSPTLLLYGKESQSGNPAEDGRAAPFRNATVLGIDKAGHWLHHDRLDEFLRIIREFLKD
- a CDS encoding ABC transporter substrate-binding protein, whose product is MTYRRALVLILVTLVLVLAVAPGRGLAAPEGQLIWGVHVSLAPTWFEPAETPGMITPFMVLYALHDAMVKPMPGQPTAPSLAESWSVSKDGLVYEFVLRKGARFHNGDPVTAEDVKFSFERYRGSSNKMLKERVVAVEAPDPVRVRFRLRQPWPDFLTFYTNATGAGWIVPKKYVEKVGDEGFKKAPVGAGPYKFVSFTPGVELVLEAFDQYWRKSPSVKRLVFRVISDESTRLAALKRGEVDIVYSVRGELAEELQRTAGLTLKPAVIQGTFWLYFPDQWDPKSPWYDRRVRLAASLAMDRPTINQALTLGYSKLTGSIIPSSFDFFWQPPAPVYGAARAKQLLAEAGYPSGFDAGDYYCDASYSNLAEAVGNNLQAAGIRVRLRPLERAAFFSAYSEKKLKNIIQGSSGAFGNTATRLEAFGVTGGAYAYGGYPDIDGLFQEQAAELDRKRREATLHKIQQLVHDKVMYAPIWELAFLNGVGPRVQESGLGLISGHAYSAPYEDVTLKAK
- a CDS encoding tetratricopeptide repeat protein; this encodes MAEPDRIAEFKEVAEMMPDDPVVRFGLAAAYLEAGQAENAVREYEETIRLKPDYSAAHRGLGRALERAGRREEALAAYRKGLEVAARTGDLQTKKEIEVFVHRLETTTSGN
- a CDS encoding ResA-like WAxxUGC motif-containing protein, which gives rise to MSVTILYKERPPYAAAATAEGGDLWVHAHELPAATGWELRPEGACRGDVCVPIPRGREAEFVRERPARFNLAALARLLAEPVVHEDAHGVWSFGTAATRLDDMQSLRAPDFTLPDLEGRPHALADYRGKKVFLVFWASWUGCRFDLPVWQALYDELKARNFIVISVALDSGGPAKTEPWISKAKATYPSLIDERHVTAELYGVVNVSSAVWIDEAGRIVRPTETAGSSDAFRTELDRTTKQMSALGMAERERIQGTYLNALRDWAVTGPASPYALSPAAARRRLPLPASEHALAAANFRLGQYLHASGHAQAAAPYLAEARRLHPESWSYRRQTWELEEPGKAGGAEFWAAVDALGDRPYYPPTVLEP